CGAGGACAGCAACTGATCTTCGGCACCCAGCTGACACCAGGCCCCGACGGCACGCTCGTTCTCTATCCCGTTGCGCACCCAGGAGAGGCCGAGACGCTGCGGGCCGCATGGGGGTTCGAACCGCTGAAGACGTACATGGAGCAGGTCGCGGTCGGCGTCCGGTAGCGGCTGGCCCAGGGGCGCCAGGCAGCGGGCGCGAAGACGGGCTCCGCCGTACTGCGGCCGGCGACAGTCATGATCGACACCGCCTCCTTCCATGCCGCGGACGCCACCCTCGACGACTGCGGCGTACTCATCGCCGCCCCTGCCGGCGCGGGCAAGACGAGCTGTGGCGTCTCCCGTTGGCGGTGTGAAGGCGTCAGGGGGAGGCGGGCTGTGGAGCGAGCGGGGCGTCATCGAGGGTGATGGTCATCCACGGCGCCGCCTCGTCGCGGAAGGAGTGTCCGACGGGGTCGGTGCCGCTGCGCTCGTCGAGGCTGAAGCCGGCGACCGTGATCATGTGTGAGTCGTCGGCGACCGACACGAGGTGTGTTCCGCAGCGCGGGCAGAATCCGCGGCGAAG
This portion of the Streptomyces changanensis genome encodes:
- a CDS encoding DUF6624 domain-containing protein; translated protein: MVGRQAAAAASLLAQHADRHPDLQQECLELLATAGDADPRHEAQLEDRVRIARGQQLIFGTQLTPGPDGTLVLYPVAHPGEAETLRAAWGFEPLKTYMEQVAVGVR